Genomic window (Deltaproteobacteria bacterium):
CGGGTTGTGGAATTCGTTCGTTATGGTTTTCCGACTCGAACGTATGCTGGGGCTGCTGCAACGCATGGTGGCGAGTGACTTCGAGCGCATGAAGGCGATCCACGCTCGCTCGCGTATCAGCGCCGCGGCTTACCGCCAGCTGGCGGCGTGGAACTTCTCGCATCGCATCCTCGCGCGTGTTCCCGAGCACCTCGTCGTGCTGCGGGTTGAAGATATCGCCTGGAGCGACTGGGGCACCCCAGAGGCGATTGAGCGGACATTCGCAACCTTGAAACAGACTCCGCCTTGGCGCGCGGCGCCGCAGCTGGCGCACCCGCTGACGGCGGCTGCATAATCGCAAGTCTGACGGCGGTACTGCTTTCGCTCCGCTGCGTGGGCGCGGCGGTGTCGATCACGGCGAGCAACGCCGAGGCGATCGCCCGTCGACGCGATCGAGCGCCAATCCGACTCGGCGGCTCGCCGAGCGGTCCGGAGCCTTCAGCGCAGATACCCTAGCAAGCGTAGGCGCTCCTTCTGCTCCGGCGGCAGAGCGGCGGCGGGCTGTCGCTTCGAGGCGAGCGCGTTTCTGGCGGTTTCGGCGCGGCTGATGAAGTCGCCCAGCGCTTGCCGGATCTGCCCTTGCTCCTGCGGCTCTGGGGCTCGTTCGCCGGTCAGCACCGCCAGCTGTTCGCCGAGGGGCCGATAGCGGGTGTCGGTCACCGGATCGCCGGCGGGCGCGAACACCGGAGCCTCGGGCGCATAGGCATCGCGACGCAGAAACCAACCGGCCTGGAAGGTTGCCCATTGCGTCACGCTGCCGGCGTAGCCCAACATTGCCGGCGGCTCCTCGCCCGCGAGCAGTGACGCCCAGATGCTGTCACTCTGCTCACACCGTTGCTCTTGGCTCAGGCCGAGCGCGTTCAAGATGGTGCAGAACACCGTGATGTTCGACACCGCCCGCTGGCGCACCGCGCCGGCGGCTATGCCGGGTCCGATCATCGCCAGCGGTACGTGCAGTTGATCCAGCCCGAGCGAATGCCCATGGGCGAAATAGAAGTCATCCTCGCCCAACGCCTCGCCGTGATCGGCCGTAATCACCACCAGCGTGTCTTGCAGCAACCCGGAACCGGTCATCAGGTCGAACAACCGAGCCAGCTCGCTGTCGAGATACGCAATCTCGGCGTCATACCGCCGCACGTATTGGTCCGGCCGCCGTTCGTCGTCGAAACGCTGGTAGGCCGGGATCGAGTGCAAACCCGAGTTGTCCGCCCCCACCGGCAGCTCCGGATTGGGACCGAGGCGCAGCGAATCGCCCGCGAATGCCTGCGCCCACGGCGTCGGCGGAGCGTAAGGACCATGGGGCTCCTGGAAGTGCAGCCACAAGAAGAAGGGGCTGCCGCGCAGCTGTGCGAGCTGGGCCAGGGCCTTGGGCACCGCGCGGGCGGCGGTGCGCTCCGCCCAAACGCGGTTCAGCTCGCGGTCCTCCAGGTCGTCATCGTATGAGTCAAAGCCCTGATCCAGACCGAGCGGGCGCATCAACACCGCGTTGCTGACAACGGCGGCGGTGCGCAGGCCGGCCTCGCGACACAGCTCCGCCAGTGTGCTCGCCTCCGGGCTGAGCGGGAATTGTCCGTTGAGCACACCGACCGTGGTGAAGCCGGGATACAAACCGGTCATCATCGCCACGTGCGAGGGCGCGGTGGTAGGCGCCGCCGACAACGCCCAGGCAAAGCGCGTTCCGCGCGCCATGAAGGCGTCCAATTGCGGCGAGGTCGCGCGCTGGTAGCCATAAGCCGACAAATGATCCGCGCGCAGCGTGTCAATTGTGACCAGGACCACGGATCGAATGGCAGAGTGAGTGGGTGCGGGCGGGCTGATGGTGTGCCACGCGATAACGGCGGTCGCTGCCACGCCAACCACAGCCACGAGCCAGACGCGCCACTCCCGGCGCTGCCGGCGCCCTGCACCGTCGGCTTGGCGGTGTCCCATGCCGGCGCACATAGCCGATCACCGGGCCACGGTCGAGTCGCGCCGCTCGCTTCGGTTGCACCGATTCCTTCCCTGTACTACACCCAGGCGCAGGCGTGGCAGCGGCAATGGCAGGACGAATCTGGGCGGCACTGATCATCGCCGCCGTTGTCGGTGCCGGTGCCGTGCTCTGGACCCGGCCAACGCCCGCGGCGCGTCCGAATGTCATCTTGATTACGATCGATACGCTGCGGGCGGATCACTTGTCCGCTTACGGCTACGCCCGCTCGACCTCACCCCACTTGGAGCAACTGGCGCGCGAGGGCGTGCTGTTCGAGCACGCCTACAGCGCCGCCAACTCGACCAACCCAT
Coding sequences:
- a CDS encoding sulfatase — encoded protein: MGHRQADGAGRRQRREWRVWLVAVVGVAATAVIAWHTISPPAPTHSAIRSVVLVTIDTLRADHLSAYGYQRATSPQLDAFMARGTRFAWALSAAPTTAPSHVAMMTGLYPGFTTVGVLNGQFPLSPEASTLAELCREAGLRTAAVVSNAVLMRPLGLDQGFDSYDDDLEDRELNRVWAERTAARAVPKALAQLAQLRGSPFFLWLHFQEPHGPYAPPTPWAQAFAGDSLRLGPNPELPVGADNSGLHSIPAYQRFDDERRPDQYVRRYDAEIAYLDSELARLFDLMTGSGLLQDTLVVITADHGEALGEDDFYFAHGHSLGLDQLHVPLAMIGPGIAAGAVRQRAVSNITVFCTILNALGLSQEQRCEQSDSIWASLLAGEEPPAMLGYAGSVTQWATFQAGWFLRRDAYAPEAPVFAPAGDPVTDTRYRPLGEQLAVLTGERAPEPQEQGQIRQALGDFISRAETARNALASKRQPAAALPPEQKERLRLLGYLR